In the Helianthus annuus cultivar XRQ/B chromosome 11, HanXRQr2.0-SUNRISE, whole genome shotgun sequence genome, one interval contains:
- the LOC110890748 gene encoding protein PROTON GRADIENT REGULATION 5, chloroplastic, with protein MAASSVTATGFASSFHGSWGTSIVGEEYGTLVAKTTPNVVRVGRPLRSGPMMGNVNEGKGIFAPLVVVTRNIVGKKRFNQIRGKAIALHSQVITEFCKSIGADAKQRQGLIRLAKKNGEKLGFLA; from the exons ATGGCAGCATCATCGGTTACCGCAACAGGGTTTGCATCTTCCTTTCATGGAAGTTGGGGGACATCCATAGTTGGTGAAGAGTATGGAACCTTGGTGGCTAAGACCACACCCAACGTGGTTCGGGTCGGGAGGCCGTTGAGGTCCGGACCGATGATGGGAAATGTTAATGAAGGGAAAGGGATCTTCGCGCCTTTGGTTGTTGTCACGCGTAATATCGTTGGGAAGAAGCGGTTTAATCAGATTAGAGGGAAAGCGATTGCGTTGCACTCGCAG GTAATAACAGAGTTCTGCAAATCGATAGGGGCGGATGCAAAACAAAGACAAGGGTTGATTCGATTGGCAAAGAAGAATGGCGAAAAACTTGGATTCCTAGCTTAA